A section of the Castanea sativa cultivar Marrone di Chiusa Pesio chromosome 12, ASM4071231v1 genome encodes:
- the LOC142619463 gene encoding uncharacterized protein LOC142619463: MNCTPSCQGFRVIIDEGLGIFSEREAITSPREFQITTPIPVSPESSKKAPSKLAFTKPVVGGLQAELESLSMASTTQANSTSSSQRELSPMEDPRSPFFLHHGESPGAILVAQPLTKDNYPTWARAMRMALDAKISPYITTSVNYKDTAFAIWNALKNRFLQANGSRISQLQKKISTMMPLPYCSCGQCTCGETTHLHHQDSIMQFLNGLNDSYSQVKIQILMMEPIPSIDKAFSLVNQEERKRSSGFNVTPSVDSTALDVKNQAFNQGSSSSSNNGKNFKGGVGKGRPVCSHCGKVGHIMEKCYKLVGFPPGYKQRGRTVMANQVMVDGDQGQSVVAHQNSSFPFTSEQYQQLLSMLNAHASTSGNSNDAIHIANSAISGNLCDHLQDSMCLSMQHSIFAVNPTNKTAYGKETWVLDTGATDHIVRLVKLFTKITISSILGSIFSSFVHNGSNGPITTKPYLWYLKLGHVSNAKLHVLHDCLPDVISVHCNKDCTFCLIAKHKRLLFPFFDHLPDNAFDFIHWDVWVPFAKFTHDSFRYFLTIVDDATRSTWIYLMKSKSETRPLLISFYKMISTQFHTNIKANPDCDLLIPNTNPLSSSSLLSPNESISPSTDFPLPSPVPLPNPTNYTSSSIVNDQFNHSNRVIKSGSSSTILGTKYPLSHYIDSSNLSPSYAHFRSLITNVSEPKSYHEAVQDPKWQVAMAVVIATLESNQTWTLTSLPPHKRAIGCKWVYRVKYKTDGSVERYKAKLVGKGFTQQEGLDFIETFSPVAKMTIVQTLLVTSAMRGWHLVQLDVNNAFLRGDLHEEVYMQLPQGFHSKGEHLVCRLNKSFYGLKQASRQWYSKFSSTILKCGFKQSKSDYSLFTKKFN, from the exons AGCTTGAGTCTTTGTCAATGGCGTCAACCACTCAAGCTAATTCAACTTCTTCCTCTCAGCGAGAGCTTTCTCCAATGGAAGATCCACGAAGTCCATTCTTCTTGCACCATGGTGAATCCCCTGGTGCGATCCTAGTTGCTCAACCTCTAACTAAGGATAACTACCCTACTTGGGCTAGAGCAATGAGGATGGCTTTGGATGCCAAGA TCTCACCTTATATCACTACTAGTGTCAATTACAAAGACACAGCCTTTGCAATTTGGAATGCACTCAAGAATCGGTTTTTACAAGCCAATGGATCAAGAATTTCTCAACTTCAGAAGAAAATCTCCACTATGAT GCCTTTACCATATTGTTCATGTGGCCAATGCACCTGTGGTGAGACTACacatcttcatcatcaagatTCAATTATGCAGTTCCTTAATGGCTTGAATGACTCTTACTCACAggtcaaaattcaaatcctcaTGATGGAACCTATTCCATCAATAGATAAGGCATTCTCTTTGGTGAATCAAGAGGAAAGGAAACGGTCTTCAGGATTTAATGTCACTCCTTCAGTTGATTCTACCGCACTTGATGTGAAGAACCAAGCTTTCAATcaaggttcttcttcttcaagcaACAATGGCAAGAATTTCAAAGGGGGTGTTGGAAAGGGAAGACCTGTGTGTAGTCACTGTGGAAAGGTTGGTCACATTATGGAAAAATGCTACAAGCTTGTTGGTTTTCCACCAGGCTATAAGCAGAGAGGAAGAACTGTTATGGCTAATCAGGTCATGGTTGATGGTGACCAAGGTCAGTCAGTAGTTGCACATCAGAACAGTTCTTTCCCTTTCACTTCAGAGCAGTATCAGCAGTTGCTTTCTATGCTCAATGCTCATGCCTCCACTTCTGGTAATTCCAATGATGCAATTCACATAGCCAATTCTGCCATTTCAGGTAACCTTTGTGATCATTTGCAAGATTCTATGTGTTTGAGCATGCAACATTCTATTTTTGCAGTTAATCCTACAAATAAAACAGCTTATGGTAAAGAGACTTGGGTTCTTGATACTGGAGCAACAGATCATATTGTTCGTTTAGTTAAATTGTTCACTAAAATCACTA TTTCCTCCATTCTAGGGTCTATTTTTAGCTCTTTTGTTCATAATGGTTCAAATGGTCCTATCACTACCAAGCCATATCTTTGGTATCTTAAATTAGGTCATGTGTCAAATGCTAAACTTCATGTTTTACATGATTGTCTCCCTGATGTAATCAGTGTACATTGCAATAAAGATTGTACTTTTTGTCTCATTGCCAAGCATAAAAgacttctttttcctttctttgatCATTTGCCTGATAatgcttttgattttattcattGGGATGTTTGGGTACCATTTGCAAAGTTTACTCATGATAGTTTTAGGTACTTCCTTACTATTGTTGATGATGCCACTAGATCTACATGGATATATCTTATGAAATCCAAATCTGAAACTAGGCCTTTATTGATTTCCTTTTACAAGATGATATCTACACAGTTTCATACCAATATCAAAGCAA ATCCTGATTGTGATTTGCTTATTCCTAATACAAATCCTTTGTCTAGCTCTTCACTTCTCTCACCTAATGAATCTATTTCTCCATCTACTGACTTCCCTCTTCCTTCACCAGTTCCTCTTCCTAATCCCACTA ATTATACGTCAAGCTCTATTGttaatgatcaattcaatcattCCAATCGTGTCATCAAGTCTGGTTCCTCCTCCACCATCTTAGGTACTAAATACCCTTTATCTCATTATATTGATTCCTCCAACTTGTCTCCATCCTATGCCCATTTTCGTTCCCTTATTACTAATGTTTCTGAGCCCAAGTCTTATCATGAGGCTGTCCAAGATCCTAAATGGCAAGTTGCTATGGCTGTTGTGATTGCTACATTGGAATCTAACCAGACTTGGACTCTCACTTCCTTACCTCCACATAAAAGGGCTATTGGATGCAAATGGGTGTATAGAGTGAAGTATAAGACTGATGGATCAGTGGAGAGGTATAAGGCCAAACTTGTGGGTAAGGGTTTCACCCAGCAGGAAGGTTTAGACTTCATAGAAACCTTTTCCCCCGTGGCTAAAATGACAATTGTCCAGACATTGCTTGTTACATCTGCTATGAGAGGTTGGCACCTAGTTCAGCTTGATGTAAACAATGCTTTCCTTCGTGGTGATCTTCATGAAGAGGTTTACATGCAGTTGCCTCAAGGTTTTCATAGCAAGGGGGAGCATCTAGTTTGTAGGCTTAACAAATCCTTTTATGGACTCAAGCAAGCATCAAGACAATGGTATTCTAAGTTTTCCTCTACCATTCTAAAGTGTGGGTTCAAGCAATCCAAGTCTGATTACTCTTTATTCACTAAGAAGTTCAACTAA